The following are from one region of the Vibrio hyugaensis genome:
- a CDS encoding 3-keto-5-aminohexanoate cleavage protein → MAISSPTERARIAIIVAPNGARKTKQAHAQLPMTIEEMVVEAKACQTAGAAMIHLHARDAQGRHSLEVDDNLEIYHAVKAAVGDSMIVQLTTEAVGTYSPQQQMALVKAVKPEAASFALRELIPDEQSEEQGFVFFDWVAEQGILSQIILYDQADIERYLSLRERGVLPKQNKHALVVLGRYHEAQQSSPWDLRALHLERFIEEKVRCAVCAFGAREQDCLTHALLLGLDVRVGFENNHLSADGQPANSNAEQVQRLKEICELLDVPLHDAESFRESI, encoded by the coding sequence ATGGCAATAAGTTCCCCAACTGAAAGAGCTCGAATCGCGATTATTGTTGCGCCCAATGGAGCGAGAAAAACCAAGCAAGCCCATGCTCAATTGCCGATGACTATTGAAGAAATGGTTGTCGAGGCGAAAGCATGTCAAACGGCAGGGGCTGCCATGATCCATTTGCACGCGAGAGATGCGCAAGGCAGGCATTCTCTAGAGGTTGATGACAACTTAGAAATCTACCACGCGGTGAAAGCTGCGGTTGGTGATTCGATGATTGTTCAGCTCACGACTGAGGCAGTTGGGACGTATTCGCCACAACAGCAAATGGCGCTGGTTAAAGCGGTAAAACCAGAAGCCGCTTCTTTTGCTTTGCGTGAACTGATTCCTGATGAGCAGAGTGAAGAGCAAGGTTTTGTCTTTTTTGACTGGGTCGCTGAACAGGGCATTCTCAGCCAAATCATTTTGTATGATCAGGCAGACATTGAGCGCTATTTATCCCTAAGAGAGCGAGGCGTTTTACCAAAGCAAAACAAACACGCGTTAGTTGTACTTGGTCGATATCATGAGGCTCAACAATCTTCGCCATGGGATTTACGGGCACTGCATTTAGAGCGATTTATCGAAGAGAAGGTTAGGTGTGCCGTGTGCGCGTTTGGCGCGAGAGAGCAAGACTGTTTAACCCATGCATTGTTATTGGGGTTGGATGTTCGGGTAGGCTTTGAGAACAACCATTTGAGTGCTGATGGTCAGCCCGCGAACAGCAATGCGGAGCAAGTTCAACGATTAAAAGAGATCTGTGAATTGCTCGATGTGCCACTGCATGATGCGGAGAGTTTTCGAGAATCCATTTAG
- a CDS encoding aspartate aminotransferase family protein, with the protein MSYVFHRHCHTKLPTIARGEGVYLFDNQGNQYLDACGGAAVSNLGHSHQAVKQAMLDQIEKVPFAHTGFFTSEASEQLAELICQQMPSQFNHVYLVSGGSEAVESALKMTRQYFVECGKPEKKQFIARQQSYHGNTLGALAVGGNEWRREPFKPILHPSHHIAPCYAYRYQREDESELDYSLRAANELEAKILELGADNVMAFVAEPIVGATAGAVPATQGYFKRIREICDRYDVLLIMDEVMCGVGRSGSFFAFEQEQAVPDLVCMAKGLGAGYQPIGAVVANDKVYQAIASGSGFFQHGHTFMAHPVACAAAVATIQTIGDQKLLQAVNQQGAMLKRELESALSDFPYFGDIRGKGLFLGIELVADKVSKTPLPNSTLADKKIKQQAMANGLMCYPMGGTIDGVSGHHILLAPPFIIERNHIDELVEKLSRTLKEVSQTWQ; encoded by the coding sequence ATGTCTTACGTGTTTCACCGTCATTGCCACACCAAGTTGCCCACTATCGCCAGAGGGGAAGGGGTTTACCTGTTCGATAATCAAGGCAACCAATACCTCGATGCTTGCGGCGGTGCTGCCGTTTCAAACCTTGGGCATAGCCACCAAGCTGTTAAACAAGCCATGCTCGACCAAATCGAAAAAGTGCCTTTTGCTCACACGGGCTTTTTTACTAGCGAAGCTAGTGAGCAGTTGGCTGAGTTGATTTGCCAGCAAATGCCATCGCAATTTAATCATGTCTACTTAGTCAGTGGGGGCTCTGAAGCGGTTGAATCTGCGCTAAAGATGACAAGGCAATATTTTGTGGAATGTGGCAAACCTGAGAAAAAGCAGTTTATTGCCCGCCAACAAAGCTACCACGGTAATACACTTGGTGCGTTGGCTGTTGGTGGTAATGAATGGCGGCGTGAGCCTTTTAAACCCATCTTGCACCCAAGCCATCATATTGCGCCGTGTTATGCCTATCGTTATCAAAGAGAAGATGAGTCAGAACTCGATTATTCACTGAGAGCCGCCAATGAGCTTGAAGCTAAGATTTTAGAACTGGGTGCGGATAACGTTATGGCGTTTGTTGCAGAGCCGATTGTTGGCGCAACAGCTGGTGCAGTGCCAGCCACTCAAGGTTACTTCAAACGAATACGAGAGATTTGCGATCGCTATGATGTGTTGCTGATCATGGATGAGGTGATGTGTGGCGTTGGGCGCAGCGGTAGCTTTTTTGCTTTTGAACAAGAGCAAGCCGTCCCGGATTTAGTCTGCATGGCGAAAGGTTTAGGAGCGGGTTATCAACCTATCGGAGCCGTTGTTGCCAACGATAAAGTTTATCAGGCGATTGCGTCTGGTAGCGGTTTCTTTCAGCATGGGCATACCTTTATGGCGCATCCTGTTGCGTGCGCAGCTGCCGTTGCAACCATTCAAACCATCGGTGACCAAAAGCTCTTGCAAGCCGTCAATCAACAAGGGGCGATGTTAAAAAGAGAGCTCGAATCGGCGCTTTCAGACTTCCCGTATTTTGGAGATATTCGTGGTAAAGGGCTGTTTCTTGGCATTGAGCTTGTAGCAGACAAAGTAAGTAAAACACCGCTGCCTAATTCAACTTTGGCAGACAAAAAGATCAAGCAACAAGCGATGGCAAATGGGTTGATGTGTTACCCAATGGGCGGAACGATTGATGGTGTAAGCGGACATCATATCCTTCTTGCCCCACCTTTTATCATCGAACGAAACCACATTGACGAGCTGGTGGAAAAGCTCTCTCGTACACTCAAAGAGGTGTCGCAAACATGGCAATAA
- a CDS encoding O-acetylhomoserine aminocarboxypropyltransferase/cysteine synthase family protein: MKDETLSIHFGYETDPTTKSVATPIYQTVAYEFDNAQHGADLFNLEVPGNIYTRIMNPTNDVLEKRMAALEGGIAGLVVSAGSAAINYAILTLAQAGDNIVSTPQLYGGTYTLFAHMLPNQGIEVRFAKDDKPESLAELIDENTKAVYCESIGNPAGNIIDLERVAELAHAQGVPVIVDNTVATPVLCKPIEFGADIVIHSLTKYVGGHGTTLGGIIIDSGKFPWAQHKDRFPVFNQPEPSYHGVVYTEAFGEAAFIGRARTVPLRNTGSALSPMNAFMLMQGLETLSLRMERHTENALKVAEYLSQHDKVSWVSYAGLPDSEFYPLAEKYMQGKPSAILSFGLKDGYEAGVRFYDALKIFKRLVNIGDAKSLACHPASTTHRQLSEVEQKQAGVSPEMIRLSVGIEHIDDILADLEQALNA; this comes from the coding sequence ATGAAAGACGAAACACTCTCGATCCATTTTGGCTACGAAACCGACCCAACAACCAAATCTGTTGCGACACCGATTTACCAGACCGTCGCGTATGAGTTTGATAATGCTCAGCATGGTGCCGATCTATTCAACCTCGAAGTTCCGGGAAACATTTACACTCGAATTATGAACCCAACCAATGATGTGTTGGAAAAGCGTATGGCAGCACTAGAAGGCGGTATTGCTGGTTTGGTTGTTAGTGCAGGCAGTGCGGCAATTAACTACGCCATTCTCACGCTTGCGCAAGCCGGCGATAACATCGTTTCTACTCCTCAGCTATACGGTGGCACCTACACTTTATTTGCGCATATGTTGCCGAACCAAGGTATTGAGGTACGTTTTGCCAAGGATGACAAACCTGAAAGTCTCGCTGAGCTTATCGATGAGAATACCAAAGCGGTTTACTGTGAAAGCATTGGTAATCCGGCTGGCAATATCATCGATCTTGAACGTGTTGCTGAGTTGGCTCATGCGCAGGGCGTACCTGTGATTGTAGACAATACAGTCGCAACTCCTGTGCTATGTAAGCCAATCGAATTTGGTGCTGATATCGTGATTCATTCACTGACTAAGTATGTGGGTGGTCACGGTACGACATTAGGTGGCATCATCATTGATTCGGGCAAGTTTCCTTGGGCGCAGCACAAAGATCGTTTCCCAGTATTTAATCAGCCTGAACCTTCTTACCACGGCGTGGTTTACACCGAGGCATTTGGAGAGGCAGCGTTTATTGGCCGTGCTCGTACCGTTCCTTTGCGTAATACCGGTTCAGCCTTGTCACCGATGAATGCGTTTATGTTGATGCAGGGACTGGAAACGCTGTCGCTGCGTATGGAGAGACACACCGAAAATGCACTCAAAGTTGCGGAATATTTAAGCCAGCACGATAAAGTGAGTTGGGTAAGTTACGCAGGCTTGCCTGACTCTGAGTTCTATCCGTTGGCTGAGAAATACATGCAAGGTAAGCCGTCGGCGATCTTGTCGTTTGGGTTGAAAGATGGTTACGAGGCGGGTGTACGTTTTTACGATGCGCTTAAGATATTCAAGCGACTGGTGAACATTGGTGATGCGAAGTCGCTTGCTTGTCATCCTGCATCAACTACACACCGACAGTTGAGTGAGGTGGAGCAAAAGCAAGCGGGCGTTTCTCCAGAGATGATTCGTTTGTCTGTCGGCATTGAACATATCGATGATATTCTGGCTGATTTAGAACAAGCGCTGAACGCGTAA
- a CDS encoding amidohydrolase gives MKSTCIPIALSSLILTGCFSEETKQTEAVAEPIKVTAADKIYFGGEILTMAGDTPEYAEAIATLGEKIIYVGSKKGAMEHQFGKTQLVDLKGKALLPGFVDPHSHVYGVGLQAMVANVLPSPDGQADTVDEIVAILKSAGQDDTQRLFIEKTDWILGFGYDDAQLDRYPTKADLDKVSTEKPVMIIHTSGHLSVANSKALELAGITAESQDPQGGIIRRMEGSQEPNGVLEENAHFAMLFGLTKVIDLELQDMMLEAAQKMYAEYGYTTAQEGRATIEGYEAMKRASKDGKLIIDLVAYADMVSSSEFMNSEYNSPTYTNHFRIGGVKLNFDGSPQGKTAWLTQPYFHPPHGQAKDYAGYPTFKDEQAYQYVETAFKNNWQVLTHSNGDAAIEQFIDAVAKANEKLGKKDRRPVLIHGQTIRQDQIDRLAELGIFPSLFPMHTFYWGDWHAESVLGHPRADFISPTKAVREAGLMFSTHHDAPVALPNSFRVLDATVNRTTRTDEVLGPDQRVNTYTALQAMTIWPAYQHFEETKKGSLEVGKNADLIILDKNPLKVEPATLKDLKIQETISRGETAYKR, from the coding sequence ATGAAATCAACGTGTATTCCCATCGCCCTTTCAAGCCTTATACTTACGGGATGCTTTTCTGAAGAAACGAAACAAACAGAAGCCGTTGCAGAACCAATCAAAGTGACCGCTGCCGATAAGATCTATTTTGGTGGCGAAATCCTCACAATGGCAGGAGACACCCCAGAGTACGCCGAAGCAATTGCGACATTGGGTGAAAAAATTATCTACGTAGGCAGCAAAAAAGGCGCGATGGAACATCAGTTTGGTAAAACCCAACTGGTTGATTTAAAAGGCAAGGCTTTACTTCCTGGCTTTGTTGATCCACACAGCCATGTTTATGGTGTCGGCTTGCAGGCAATGGTGGCAAATGTTCTACCTTCTCCTGATGGTCAAGCAGACACTGTGGATGAAATTGTGGCAATTCTAAAATCCGCTGGACAAGACGATACACAACGCCTGTTCATTGAGAAAACCGATTGGATACTAGGGTTTGGTTACGACGATGCACAACTAGATCGCTATCCAACCAAAGCCGATTTGGACAAAGTCAGTACCGAAAAGCCAGTGATGATCATTCATACGTCCGGACACTTGAGTGTCGCGAACAGTAAAGCGCTTGAATTAGCAGGTATCACAGCGGAATCTCAAGATCCTCAGGGTGGCATCATTCGTCGAATGGAGGGCAGCCAAGAACCAAACGGGGTATTAGAAGAAAATGCGCACTTTGCTATGCTCTTCGGTCTCACTAAGGTTATAGACCTTGAACTGCAAGACATGATGCTCGAAGCCGCTCAGAAGATGTATGCCGAATATGGTTATACAACGGCTCAGGAGGGGCGCGCTACTATCGAAGGTTATGAAGCGATGAAACGAGCCTCCAAAGACGGCAAATTGATCATCGATTTGGTTGCTTACGCCGATATGGTTTCAAGCAGTGAATTTATGAACTCGGAATACAACTCGCCAACCTACACAAATCACTTCCGTATTGGTGGTGTTAAACTCAATTTTGATGGCTCCCCGCAAGGTAAAACAGCATGGTTAACGCAACCATATTTCCACCCACCTCATGGACAAGCAAAAGATTATGCAGGGTATCCAACATTTAAAGATGAACAAGCTTATCAATACGTTGAAACCGCTTTTAAAAATAATTGGCAGGTGCTAACCCACTCAAATGGTGATGCCGCAATAGAGCAATTTATTGATGCTGTCGCGAAAGCCAACGAAAAGTTAGGCAAAAAAGACCGACGCCCAGTACTGATACACGGGCAAACCATTCGCCAAGATCAAATTGACCGCTTAGCTGAACTTGGGATATTCCCATCTCTCTTCCCAATGCACACGTTCTATTGGGGAGATTGGCACGCTGAATCCGTTCTTGGCCACCCTCGAGCGGACTTTATATCACCAACAAAAGCGGTACGTGAAGCCGGTTTGATGTTCAGTACTCATCATGATGCCCCTGTTGCTCTACCAAACTCATTCCGAGTATTAGATGCAACTGTCAACCGAACCACTCGAACAGATGAAGTCTTGGGACCTGATCAAAGGGTAAATACCTACACGGCGCTGCAAGCCATGACGATTTGGCCCGCTTATCAGCATTTTGAAGAAACGAAGAAAGGCAGTTTAGAAGTAGGCAAGAACGCCGACTTGATCATCTTAGATAAAAACCCACTCAAGGTGGAACCCGCAACCTTAAAAGACCTAAAAATCCAAGAAACAATTAGCCGCGGAGAAACGGCTTATAAGCGCTAA
- a CDS encoding lipase family protein codes for MSTISPLMASELSITAYEVKHNLERVKLPAVVDNHFSFSKVEVGTSGGFFFRPETGFALLGKGKSQRHKNDLVLAFRGTAGLADGITDLTCSGKGTGTGEIVHSGFQTTFYSMKKGLTRFLRDNPVTGNGTIHCVGHSLGGALATLAANWISASPEFKGKVNLYTFGSPRVGMKSFSLNSSPRISSHFRCVNGADPVTKAPVWPFYHVPYDGSEYILNRAQGLLPSAHFMSEYSSYTQTATWDSLGHQKANSAFKRVVLNYENRLQAKPSADWADKISAAILTLLIDGGFAATVFALQSGGAAIATIYDAMARSMVKISELSSEFAERVKGLLGHMLVFAGKVAQIAIKFTYSFIRWVFELVLGKLNQAVKAALKTTF; via the coding sequence ATGAGCACTATTTCTCCTTTAATGGCTAGTGAACTAAGTATTACTGCTTATGAGGTTAAGCATAACCTTGAACGTGTGAAACTGCCTGCTGTTGTTGATAATCACTTTAGTTTTTCGAAAGTAGAAGTAGGTACATCTGGTGGCTTTTTCTTTCGCCCAGAAACTGGATTTGCTTTGCTAGGAAAAGGAAAAAGTCAGCGCCATAAGAACGACCTTGTTTTAGCTTTTAGAGGCACAGCGGGATTAGCGGATGGAATTACTGACTTAACGTGTAGTGGAAAAGGAACGGGGACTGGAGAGATTGTTCACTCGGGGTTTCAAACGACTTTTTATTCAATGAAAAAAGGACTTACTCGTTTTCTGCGTGATAATCCGGTAACTGGCAATGGCACTATTCATTGTGTTGGACACAGTTTAGGTGGCGCATTAGCGACTTTGGCTGCGAACTGGATATCGGCCTCTCCTGAGTTTAAAGGAAAAGTGAATTTGTATACCTTTGGCTCACCAAGAGTTGGAATGAAGTCTTTTTCGCTGAACTCTTCGCCGCGTATATCGTCGCATTTCCGCTGTGTGAATGGTGCTGATCCAGTTACCAAAGCGCCAGTGTGGCCTTTTTATCATGTGCCTTATGATGGTTCTGAGTACATATTGAATCGTGCTCAGGGGCTTCTTCCTAGCGCACATTTTATGTCGGAGTATAGCTCTTATACACAAACAGCAACGTGGGATAGCCTTGGTCATCAAAAAGCGAATTCAGCCTTTAAACGAGTTGTTTTGAATTACGAAAACCGACTTCAAGCGAAACCGTCTGCTGATTGGGCAGACAAGATTTCAGCGGCAATCCTCACCCTGTTAATCGATGGTGGCTTTGCGGCGACGGTTTTTGCTCTACAAAGTGGTGGCGCAGCGATTGCGACCATTTACGATGCGATGGCTCGTTCTATGGTCAAAATCTCAGAACTTTCTAGCGAGTTTGCTGAGCGTGTAAAAGGCTTGCTTGGTCACATGTTAGTGTTTGCAGGTAAAGTCGCCCAGATTGCGATTAAGTTTACCTATTCATTTATCCGCTGGGTATTCGAACTGGTTTTAGGCAAATTGAATCAAGCGGTTAAAGCTGCCCTTAAAACAACGTTCTAA
- a CDS encoding DUF6795 domain-containing protein — translation MAKRSFLMLALALFSVGASAMFWPFKKYDVEMSPEVRGVIKLDGVPQIGLTVYRELYYEGYKKGKTLTDEAQTNERGEFSFERITVRSSAPGDLFGGSLKVYQNICVDCDSEKKEIWGAWVPTEGAESLSWMLMNVDCELSNSKRIHEVEISPESNRRTPVHSVCDWHNQKIDTYEYDESTDTHVLKNKTKEE, via the coding sequence ATGGCTAAAAGATCCTTCCTTATGTTGGCCCTAGCTCTATTTTCGGTAGGAGCAAGTGCAATGTTTTGGCCGTTTAAAAAATACGATGTGGAAATGTCTCCAGAAGTACGCGGTGTCATCAAACTTGATGGCGTGCCGCAGATAGGGTTAACGGTTTATCGAGAGCTTTATTATGAAGGGTACAAAAAAGGCAAAACCCTAACAGACGAAGCTCAGACCAATGAGCGAGGAGAGTTTTCTTTTGAACGTATCACTGTTCGTTCTAGTGCTCCTGGAGATCTCTTTGGAGGTAGTTTGAAGGTCTATCAAAACATCTGTGTTGATTGCGACTCTGAAAAGAAAGAAATCTGGGGCGCGTGGGTGCCAACTGAAGGTGCGGAATCTCTGAGTTGGATGCTAATGAACGTAGACTGTGAGTTATCAAACAGTAAGCGAATTCATGAGGTTGAAATATCTCCAGAAAGTAATAGGCGCACTCCCGTTCATTCTGTATGTGACTGGCACAATCAGAAAATTGATACATACGAATATGATGAAAGTACTGATACCCACGTGTTGAAAAACAAGACCAAGGAAGAGTAA
- a CDS encoding methyl-accepting chemotaxis protein, which yields MKFSTQVKGWVVFTSIVPVLVALFVSVYSSTKSLNTLNEERLVALRDTKQARLDELFERYQNNTSVVAQVVSMNIDQLLSDDFHRLLTDLNRELDFYDIFIVDEAGEVIYTVAREADYQTNLVAGAYSNSGLGDVYRALRAGKHFAAVDFAPYAPSNGDPAAFLGVPLKVEGEQWMVATQMSIDGINQLMNLRSGMGESGETYLVGSDFRMRSDSFLDPVGRTIQASFAGTVENNGVDSDAVKRALAGTSGVETIIDYNGNPVVSAYSPIDMYGHRWALLSEIDVAEAEQPIKELMTLNGIVLLLAVIAGVGVALVVTRAVMKPLGGEPEEMKELMNQLAQGDLRLNISQAEEGSLKQTLNTTASNLTVMIKDISDASSQLAATSEELSVVTEQSEQSLHVQNDELQQAVTAIHQMTSSISEVAGSASVVSVSAADANQDCQQELQRITQTVHTVSGLVEQVDEGNNNVVQLAEQVREISTLLDVIRGVADQTNLLALNAAIEAARAGESGRGFAVVAEEVRNLAQRTQVSTEQIEEMVHKVNQQAEQTEAIINNCKLVAGQTMEQVQETGTMIETVVGTMEQIHRQTSSVSQATEEQAKVSGGIDSSLLTIQDLATQNVSGAHETSASSRELARVAVNLKDIVDDFKV from the coding sequence ATGAAGTTCAGTACACAAGTCAAAGGTTGGGTGGTTTTCACGAGTATCGTTCCGGTATTAGTGGCTCTGTTCGTCTCCGTTTATTCCTCTACAAAAAGTTTGAACACCTTGAATGAGGAGCGTTTGGTCGCGCTTCGAGATACCAAACAAGCGCGTCTTGATGAATTGTTCGAACGCTATCAGAACAATACTTCAGTGGTTGCTCAGGTGGTTTCGATGAATATAGACCAATTGTTGAGCGATGACTTTCATCGGTTATTGACGGACTTAAATCGAGAACTCGATTTCTACGATATTTTCATTGTCGATGAAGCGGGTGAGGTTATCTATACCGTCGCACGAGAAGCTGATTATCAAACCAACTTGGTCGCGGGGGCTTATTCAAACTCAGGTCTCGGTGATGTTTACCGTGCCCTTCGAGCGGGCAAGCATTTTGCGGCGGTCGACTTTGCCCCTTATGCGCCATCGAATGGTGACCCAGCCGCTTTCCTTGGCGTTCCTCTAAAAGTCGAGGGGGAGCAATGGATGGTCGCTACTCAGATGTCGATTGATGGTATTAATCAGTTGATGAACCTTCGTAGTGGTATGGGGGAGTCTGGAGAGACGTACCTTGTTGGCTCCGACTTTAGAATGCGTTCTGACTCATTCCTTGACCCTGTCGGCCGAACTATCCAAGCTTCTTTTGCGGGCACGGTGGAAAACAATGGCGTAGACAGTGACGCAGTAAAACGTGCATTGGCAGGTACATCTGGCGTTGAGACGATTATCGATTACAACGGTAATCCGGTCGTGTCAGCCTATTCTCCTATTGATATGTATGGGCACCGCTGGGCGTTGTTGTCCGAGATAGATGTGGCAGAAGCGGAGCAACCTATCAAGGAACTCATGACATTGAATGGCATTGTATTATTGCTAGCCGTCATTGCAGGCGTTGGTGTTGCACTTGTTGTCACTCGTGCAGTCATGAAACCTTTGGGCGGCGAACCTGAGGAGATGAAAGAACTGATGAATCAGCTGGCTCAGGGCGATCTGCGATTGAATATTTCTCAAGCCGAAGAGGGCAGCTTAAAACAGACGTTGAACACGACGGCGAGCAATTTAACGGTGATGATCAAAGACATCAGTGATGCCTCCTCTCAACTTGCCGCCACGTCTGAAGAACTGAGCGTAGTGACTGAGCAATCAGAACAAAGCCTACATGTTCAAAATGACGAACTTCAGCAAGCCGTCACAGCCATTCATCAAATGACGTCATCCATCAGTGAAGTGGCGGGCAGTGCAAGTGTGGTGTCTGTTTCAGCCGCGGACGCGAACCAAGATTGTCAGCAAGAGCTTCAACGAATCACCCAAACGGTACATACCGTTTCAGGTTTGGTTGAACAAGTTGACGAAGGCAACAATAACGTTGTGCAATTGGCAGAACAAGTTCGTGAAATCAGCACGTTACTTGATGTGATTCGTGGTGTTGCCGACCAAACCAATTTACTTGCTTTGAACGCCGCGATAGAAGCTGCCCGAGCTGGTGAAAGTGGACGTGGTTTTGCGGTGGTAGCAGAAGAAGTTCGCAACTTAGCGCAGCGCACGCAAGTGTCGACTGAGCAAATTGAAGAAATGGTGCACAAGGTTAATCAACAGGCAGAGCAAACCGAGGCTATCATCAATAACTGTAAGTTAGTGGCAGGACAAACGATGGAGCAAGTGCAAGAAACGGGCACCATGATTGAAACGGTGGTTGGTACCATGGAGCAAATTCATCGCCAAACGTCGTCTGTTAGCCAAGCCACGGAAGAGCAAGCTAAGGTGTCAGGCGGCATAGACAGTAGCCTTTTGACCATCCAAGATCTTGCAACTCAGAACGTCTCAGGAGCACACGAAACCTCTGCGTCCAGCCGAGAGCTGGCTCGTGTCGCCGTGAACTTAAAAGACATCGTGGACGACTTTAAAGTCTAA